The Acidobacteriota bacterium sequence CAACATAGAAATCCGTTTCCCAATCTTTTAATTACTAGAACCCCGTAGCTACCTGCGGCTCGCGCTTCTTCTGCGCGAGAATTTCGCCTTTGTAAATCCACGTCTTTACACCGATCACGCCGTACGTTGTGCGGGCTTCGCTGAAACCATATTCAATGTCCGCACGCAGCGTGTGCAGCGGAAGACGTCCCTGCAGATACCATTCGGAACGGGCGATTTCGTTTCCGTTCAAACGTCCGGAGACGCGAACCTTAATTCCCTTGCAACCAAAGCGCAGAGCGGAATCCACAGACTTGCGCATCGCGCGGCGGAAGCCAACGCGCTTCTCGAGCTGGAGTGCGATCGACTCAGAAACCAACTGAGCATCGAGCTCCGGCTTATGCACTTCCTGAATGTCGACAAAGACATCTCGGTTCGTCCGCTTCTGCAGCTCAACCTT is a genomic window containing:
- a CDS encoding 30S ribosomal protein S3; amino-acid sequence: MGQKVHPYGFRLGYTKPWKSRWFVERDYDKLLLEDVKLKAELKDKLKSAGVSAIEIERPGNKLRIIIKTARPGIIIGRKGAEIDKLKVELQKRTNRDVFVDIQEVHKPELDAQLVSESIALQLEKRVGFRRAMRKSVDSALRFGCKGIKVRVSGRLNGNEIARSEWYLQGRLPLHTLRADIEYGFSEARTTYGVIGVKTWIYKGEILAQKKREPQVATGF